Proteins found in one Lagopus muta isolate bLagMut1 chromosome 18, bLagMut1 primary, whole genome shotgun sequence genomic segment:
- the TRIM25 gene encoding E3 ubiquitin/ISG15 ligase TRIM25 translates to MAALTKARSEPNLLALEEELTCSICLCIFSVPVTVPCGHNFCASCLELTWADQAQNFSCPQCRTTFPGRPQLRKNTVLCRVVEQLQGCGAGDKDDDECEEEEREAAAPIYCDSCLQAAATQTCLTCMASFCPEHLRPHRDSPAFRDHQLCPPVRDLQQRKCPQHNKLFEFFCSQHSYCICSLCLLSHKLCHTSPLQQAKDKAESALKKKLAELHSQSERSVQAMNSVKTIQSQAAETAARKRDLLRAEFLEIKALIEEKENKTLKVVMEEEKRICSKLDYIYKILGSKKNEIQSLRDQIEMALTEGDDILFLKRAAALQRTSVKEAFVPVIEMDHNMIHAAYQSAINLKEVVKLAVNVPVDKRTDAKPPPGKMKPPSMPSPNKPVFKKKPAADSCTHKEKTSQQMKITLLEETDTPPSVGASNAATAAKVKELISSFLKKTRVELLQYAANVTLDFNTAHNRVALSERYTKMSVSDVLLNYNHHPQRFTDCPQVLGFQCFKRGIHYWEVELQQNNFCGIGICYGSMERQGPNSRLGRNSSSWCIEWFNSKISAWHNDVEKCLPSTRATKIGVLLHCDGGFVLFLTVGENLNLIYKFKAQFTEAVHPAFWLFSSGTVLSLCQMKP, encoded by the exons ATGGCGGCGTTGACCAAAGCTCGGTCGGAGCCGAACCTGCTGGCGCTGGAAGAGGAGCTGACGTGCTCCATCTGCCTCTGCATCTTCAGCGTCCCCGTGACGGTGCCCTGCGGGCACAACTTCTGCGCCTCCTGCCTGGAGCTCACCTGGGCCGACCAGGCGCAGAACTTCAGCTGCCCGCAGTGCCGCACCACCTTCCCGGGCCGCCCGCAGCTCCGCAAGAACACGGTGCTTTGCCGGGTGgtagagcagctgcagggctgtggggccgGGGACAAGGACGACGATGAGTGTGAGGAGGAAGAGCGGGAGGCGGCAGCCCCCATCTACTGCGACAGCTGTCTGCAGGCGGCCGCCACGCAGACCTGCCTCACCTGCATGGCCTCCTTCTGCCCCGAGCACCTGCGGCCGCACCGCGACAGCCCGGCCTTCCGCGACCATCAGCTGTGCCCACCTGTGCGGgacctgcagcagaggaagtgCCCGCAGCACAACAAGCTCTTTGAGTtcttctgcagccagcacagctacTGCATCTGCTCGCTCTGCCTGCTGAGCCACAAGCTGTGCCACACCAGCCCACTGCAGCAGGCCAAAGACAAAGCTGAG TCAGCACTGAAGAAgaagctggcagagctgcacagccagAGTGAAAGATCTGTGCAAGCAATGAACTCTGTGAAAACAATCCAAAGTCAAGCTGCT GAGACAGCTGCCAGAAAGCGAGATTTGCTGAGAGCTGAGTTTTTGGAAATTAAAGctttaatagaagaaaaagaaaacaagacccTGAAAGTAGttatggaagaagaaaaaagaatttgcagTAAGCTTGATTACATATATAAAATTCTGGGAAGCAAGAAGAATGAAATTCAGTCTCTGAGAGACCAGATTGAGATGGCACTGACCGAAGGCGATGATATTCTCTTTTTAAAG agagcagcagcactgcaacgAACATCAGTAAAAGAGGCTTTTGTCCCAGTGATTGAAATGGACCACAACATGATACACGCTGCTTATCAGTCTGCCATTAACCTTAAAGAAGTTGTCAAACTTGCAGTGAATGTGCCTGTGGATAAAAGAACGGATG CAAAACCACCTCCTGGGAAAATGAAGCCACCTTCAATGCCTTCTCCAAACaaacctgtttttaaaaaaaagcctgctgCAGACT cATGTACCCACAAAGAGAAAACCTCTCAACAAATGAAAATCACTCTGCTGGAGGAGACAGATACCC CACCAAGCGTGGGAGCATCAAATGCTGCAACTGCTGCTAAAGTGAAAGAACTTATCAGCAGCTTCCTGAAAAAAACCAGAGTGGAGCTTTTGCAGT ATGCTGCTAATGTCACACTGGATTTCAACACAGCCCACAACAGAGTGGCTCTGTCTGAGCGATACACCAAGATGTCCGTTTCAGACGTCCTACTGAATTACAACCACCACCCTCAGCGTTTCACAGACTGTCCCCAGGTGCTGGGGTTCCAGTGCTTCAAGAGAGGCATCCACTACTGGGAAGtggaactgcagcagaacaaCTTCTGTGGCATTGGCATCTGCTACGGCAGCATGGAGCGGCAGGGCCCGAACAGCCGCCTGGGTAGGAACAGCAGTTCTTGGTGTATCGAGTGGTTTAATTCCAAAATTTCAGCCTGGCATAATGATGTTGAAAAGTGCTTACCCAGTACAAGGGCTACTAAGATCGGTGTGCTGCTCCACTGTGATGGAGGGTTCGTGCTCTTCCTGACTGTTGGGGAAAACCTTAACTTGATCTATAAATTCAAAGCCCAGTTTACTGAAGCTGTGCACCCTGCCTTTTGGTTATTTTCCAGTGGCactgttctctctctctgccaAATGAAACCATAA
- the DGKE gene encoding diacylglycerol kinase epsilon isoform X2, translating to MAGAESGSGAFSMSSVVADRSLVFWTLCSVILPVLITLWCSFHRSRRQMLIRDIFYKSEHDWHYTDLFGQPSYCCVCAQHVLRGTFCSCCGLRVCEGCLKKADQHFLCKEIVMRSEGGARGSMPHHWIRGNVPLCSHCVVCKQQCGTQPKLCDYRCVWCQCTVHDECMLDCLKIEECTFGEFRDLIIPPYYLSTINQMRKDRRTDYEKVVPYCREHWIPVIVLANTRSGNNMGETLLGEFKILLNPVQVFDLSKITPAKALQLCSLLPCNAVRVLVCGGDGTVGWVLDAIDEMKIKGQERFIPQVAILPLGTGNDLSNTLGWGAGYAGEVPVEQILRNVMEADGIVLDRWKVQVTSKGYYNLRKPKVFTMNNYFSIGPDALMALNFHAHREKTPSLFSSRIINKAVYFFYGTKDCLVQECKDLNKKVELELDGERIELPNLEGIIVLNIGYWGGGCRLWEGMGDEPYPLARHDDGLLEVVGVHGSFHCAQIQVKLANPVRLGQAHTVRVCDQNLSDTWQKWNCTEVTHAPIQERLLLNSAHSLQV from the exons ATGGCGGGAGCAGAGAGCGGGAGCGGAGCCTTCTCCATGTCGTCGGTCGTCGCGGACCGGAGCTTGGTGTTCTGGACGCTGTGCTCCGTCATCCTGCCCGTGCTGATCACCCTGTGGTGCAGCTTCCACCGCTCCCGGCGGCAGATGCTGATACGTGACATCTTTTACAAGAGCGAGCACGACTGGCACTACACGGACCTCTTCGGGCAGCCCTCCTACTGCTGCGTGTGCGCTCAGCACGTCCTCAGAGGcactttctgcagctgctgcggGCTGCGTGTCTGCGAGGGATGCCTGAAGAAGGCCGACCAGCATTTCCTCTGCAAGGAAATCGTGATGAGGAGCGAAGGTGGAGCCCGCGGCTCTATGCCGCACCATTGGATCAGGGGCAACGTCCCGCTCTGCAGCCACTGCGTGGTGTGCAAGCAGCAGTGCGGCACGCAGCCCAAGCTCTGCGATTACAG GTGTGTGTGGTGTCAGTGCACTGTCCATGATGAATGCATGTTGGATTGTTTAAAGATTGAGGAGTGCACGTTTGGAGAATTCAGAGACCTGATTATTCCACCCTACTACCTGTCTACAATCAACCAGATGCGTAAAGACAGAAGAACTGATTATGAAAAG GTGGTCCCTTACTGCAGAGAGCACTGGATCCCAGTAATCGTGCTGGCAAACACTCGTAGTGGGAACAACATGGGAGAGACTTTACTAGGAGAATTTAAAATTCTGCTGAACCCTGTTCAG GTTTTTGATTTAAGCAAAATTACACCTGCTAAAGCACTCCAACTCTGTTCCTTGCTGCCTTGCAATGCTGTCAGGGTTCTTGTCTGTGGTGGGGATGGTACAGTAGGCTGGGTCCTGGATGCCATCGATGAAATGAAGATAAAG GGGCAAGAACGCTTTATCCCACAAGTTGCAATTTTACCTCTAGGAACAGGTAACGACCTGTCCAATACACTGGGCTGGGGTGCAGGTTATGCTGGAGAAGTTCCTGTGGAACAGATCCTACGCAATGTGATGGAGGCAGATGGAATCGTGCTGGACAG atggaaAGTTCAAGTGACAAGCAAAGGATACTACAACTTAAGGAAGCCAAAG GTATTCACAATGAACAACTACTTTTCTATAGGACCTGATGCTCTTATGGCTCTGAATTTCCATGCCCATCGTGAGAAGACTCCctctctgttttccagcagaatTATTAATAAG GccgtttattttttttatggaaCCAAAGACTGCTTAGTACAGGAATGTAAAGATCTTAACAAGAAAGTTGAG ctAGAGTTGGATGGTGAGAGAATCGAGTTACCCAATTTGGAAGGCATCATTGTCCTGAACATTGGATACTGGGGAGGTGGCTGTAGGCTCTGGGAAGGAATGGGTGATGAACCTTATCCCTTGGCAAG GCACGATGATGGACTTCTGGAAGTTGTTGGAGTTCATGGTTCCTTCCACTGTGCTCAGATTCAGGTGAAACTAGCCAATCCTGTTCGTCTAGGGCAGGCACATACAGTGAGG GTGTGTGATCAGAACTTAAGTGACACTTGGCAGAAGTGGAACTGCACAGAAGTTACCCATGCTCCAATCCAGGAGAGACTCCTGCTTAACTCG GCACATTCACTGCAAGTTTGA
- the DGKE gene encoding diacylglycerol kinase epsilon isoform X1, translating into MAGAESGSGAFSMSSVVADRSLVFWTLCSVILPVLITLWCSFHRSRRQMLIRDIFYKSEHDWHYTDLFGQPSYCCVCAQHVLRGTFCSCCGLRVCEGCLKKADQHFLCKEIVMRSEGGARGSMPHHWIRGNVPLCSHCVVCKQQCGTQPKLCDYRCVWCQCTVHDECMLDCLKIEECTFGEFRDLIIPPYYLSTINQMRKDRRTDYEKVVPYCREHWIPVIVLANTRSGNNMGETLLGEFKILLNPVQVFDLSKITPAKALQLCSLLPCNAVRVLVCGGDGTVGWVLDAIDEMKIKGQERFIPQVAILPLGTGNDLSNTLGWGAGYAGEVPVEQILRNVMEADGIVLDRWKVQVTSKGYYNLRKPKVFTMNNYFSIGPDALMALNFHAHREKTPSLFSSRIINKAVYFFYGTKDCLVQECKDLNKKVELELDGERIELPNLEGIIVLNIGYWGGGCRLWEGMGDEPYPLARHDDGLLEVVGVHGSFHCAQIQVKLANPVRLGQAHTVRLILKSSKMPMQVDGEPWAQGPCTVTITHKTHALMLYHSGEQTDDDASSVSEQEHVREQTDEDA; encoded by the exons ATGGCGGGAGCAGAGAGCGGGAGCGGAGCCTTCTCCATGTCGTCGGTCGTCGCGGACCGGAGCTTGGTGTTCTGGACGCTGTGCTCCGTCATCCTGCCCGTGCTGATCACCCTGTGGTGCAGCTTCCACCGCTCCCGGCGGCAGATGCTGATACGTGACATCTTTTACAAGAGCGAGCACGACTGGCACTACACGGACCTCTTCGGGCAGCCCTCCTACTGCTGCGTGTGCGCTCAGCACGTCCTCAGAGGcactttctgcagctgctgcggGCTGCGTGTCTGCGAGGGATGCCTGAAGAAGGCCGACCAGCATTTCCTCTGCAAGGAAATCGTGATGAGGAGCGAAGGTGGAGCCCGCGGCTCTATGCCGCACCATTGGATCAGGGGCAACGTCCCGCTCTGCAGCCACTGCGTGGTGTGCAAGCAGCAGTGCGGCACGCAGCCCAAGCTCTGCGATTACAG GTGTGTGTGGTGTCAGTGCACTGTCCATGATGAATGCATGTTGGATTGTTTAAAGATTGAGGAGTGCACGTTTGGAGAATTCAGAGACCTGATTATTCCACCCTACTACCTGTCTACAATCAACCAGATGCGTAAAGACAGAAGAACTGATTATGAAAAG GTGGTCCCTTACTGCAGAGAGCACTGGATCCCAGTAATCGTGCTGGCAAACACTCGTAGTGGGAACAACATGGGAGAGACTTTACTAGGAGAATTTAAAATTCTGCTGAACCCTGTTCAG GTTTTTGATTTAAGCAAAATTACACCTGCTAAAGCACTCCAACTCTGTTCCTTGCTGCCTTGCAATGCTGTCAGGGTTCTTGTCTGTGGTGGGGATGGTACAGTAGGCTGGGTCCTGGATGCCATCGATGAAATGAAGATAAAG GGGCAAGAACGCTTTATCCCACAAGTTGCAATTTTACCTCTAGGAACAGGTAACGACCTGTCCAATACACTGGGCTGGGGTGCAGGTTATGCTGGAGAAGTTCCTGTGGAACAGATCCTACGCAATGTGATGGAGGCAGATGGAATCGTGCTGGACAG atggaaAGTTCAAGTGACAAGCAAAGGATACTACAACTTAAGGAAGCCAAAG GTATTCACAATGAACAACTACTTTTCTATAGGACCTGATGCTCTTATGGCTCTGAATTTCCATGCCCATCGTGAGAAGACTCCctctctgttttccagcagaatTATTAATAAG GccgtttattttttttatggaaCCAAAGACTGCTTAGTACAGGAATGTAAAGATCTTAACAAGAAAGTTGAG ctAGAGTTGGATGGTGAGAGAATCGAGTTACCCAATTTGGAAGGCATCATTGTCCTGAACATTGGATACTGGGGAGGTGGCTGTAGGCTCTGGGAAGGAATGGGTGATGAACCTTATCCCTTGGCAAG GCACGATGATGGACTTCTGGAAGTTGTTGGAGTTCATGGTTCCTTCCACTGTGCTCAGATTCAGGTGAAACTAGCCAATCCTGTTCGTCTAGGGCAGGCACATACAGTGAGG CTGATCTTGAAGAGCTCAAAGATGCCAATGCAGGTGGACGGAGAGCCGTGGGCTCAGGGGCCATGCACTGTTACCATAACTCATAAGACACACGCACTGATGTTGTATCATTCGGGTGAACAAACAGACGACGACGCATCCAGCGTGTCTGAGCAGGAGCACGTGAGAGAGCAGACAGATGAAGATGCTTAA
- the C18H17orf67 gene encoding uncharacterized protein C17orf67 homolog — protein sequence MKQLLVFIFLLALMTAFADASPILAEKEAKQILRTRREDRQRKAGFPDEPMREHMLYLQRLEQRSEEQFLEHWLNPHCLPHCNRDLVHPI from the exons ATGAAGCAGTTGCTTGTGTTTATCTTCCTCCTGGCCCTCATGACCGCCTTTGCAG ACGCTTCACCAATTTTGGCTGAGAAAGAAGCCAAACAGATTCTGAGAACTCGTCGTGAAGacagacaaagaaaagctgGTTTCCCCGATGAGCCAATGAGG GAGCACATGCTTTATCTCCAGCGCTTGGAGCAGAGATCAGAAGAGCAGTTCCTGGAACACTGGTTGAACCCACACTGCTTGCCGCACTGCAACCGGGATTTAGTCCATCCAATCTAA